One part of the Terrimicrobium sacchariphilum genome encodes these proteins:
- a CDS encoding GldG family protein, whose amino-acid sequence MTAKIPRKTIRINVLVQIIAMFVLLVAVNYYSFNHYVRADYSRSQKFVLSEQTKRVIRELKKPVNIVVFFSPTSVAPDRVVFNDLRNLLKELTFSGRKLIHVEYVDPTRDLTRARALQAQYKFSATENVVIVDYEGRSKFIPAGDLGDINLEGVQQGETPRLLSFGGEMVLTNAMLSLLSPDKKKIYFLQGHGEPPIDGPTPLGLFREYLVKQNAETLPLSLGSADSVPSDCSLLVIAAPQVDLTEREAAILDRFWSSEQGRVLVLLDPSARTVQLHRFLARRGVLPMDNRVLCTVRLGFATGILREVTVDFMDRNPVTKRLVGLEMLLTGETQSLFMDPEQAKSDKIQLWPLLIAKEKFWGESEYVTDEKKGVRYDEGKDVGYPVYVAVAAARGGVDDDRVDVESSKLIAVGSSQFALDVALSQQPQALDFLMSSANWLLDRRQFTGAVPKKIDQFSINLSDAQLSSISLYILIAIPGVAALFGIIAWLRRRA is encoded by the coding sequence ATGACGGCGAAGATCCCCCGCAAGACGATCCGCATCAATGTGCTGGTGCAGATCATCGCCATGTTTGTGCTGCTGGTGGCGGTGAACTACTACAGCTTCAACCACTATGTCCGCGCGGATTACTCGCGGTCGCAGAAGTTTGTCCTTTCGGAACAGACGAAGCGCGTCATTCGCGAGCTGAAGAAGCCGGTGAATATCGTGGTCTTCTTCTCCCCCACGTCGGTCGCACCGGATCGCGTGGTCTTCAATGATCTGCGAAATCTCCTCAAGGAACTGACCTTCTCCGGGCGCAAGCTGATCCATGTCGAGTACGTGGACCCCACCCGCGACCTTACCCGGGCGCGCGCCTTGCAGGCGCAGTACAAATTCAGCGCCACCGAGAATGTCGTGATCGTCGACTACGAGGGACGAAGCAAATTCATCCCCGCCGGAGATCTGGGAGACATCAACCTCGAGGGAGTCCAGCAGGGAGAAACCCCGCGTCTGCTCTCCTTTGGCGGCGAAATGGTGCTCACCAACGCGATGCTCTCGCTGCTTTCGCCCGACAAGAAGAAGATCTATTTCCTCCAGGGCCATGGAGAGCCGCCCATCGACGGCCCGACTCCTCTCGGCCTCTTCCGCGAGTATCTCGTAAAGCAAAATGCCGAGACGCTTCCCCTCTCGCTGGGCTCTGCGGATAGCGTGCCATCCGATTGCTCCCTCCTGGTGATCGCGGCTCCACAGGTCGACCTGACCGAGCGCGAGGCAGCCATCCTCGACCGGTTCTGGAGTTCCGAGCAAGGCCGCGTGCTGGTGTTGCTCGATCCATCGGCCCGCACGGTCCAGCTCCACCGTTTCCTGGCGCGACGCGGCGTACTGCCCATGGACAATCGGGTGCTCTGCACGGTGCGCCTGGGATTTGCCACAGGCATCCTGCGCGAAGTAACCGTCGACTTCATGGACAGGAACCCTGTCACGAAACGGCTCGTCGGACTCGAGATGCTGCTCACGGGCGAGACGCAGTCCTTGTTCATGGACCCGGAGCAAGCCAAGTCGGACAAGATCCAGCTGTGGCCCCTGCTGATCGCGAAGGAGAAATTCTGGGGTGAGTCGGAGTACGTCACGGATGAAAAGAAGGGCGTGCGCTACGATGAGGGCAAGGACGTGGGATACCCCGTCTACGTGGCGGTGGCAGCAGCCCGCGGAGGAGTGGATGACGACCGCGTGGATGTCGAGTCGTCCAAGCTCATCGCGGTGGGCAGCAGTCAATTCGCCCTGGATGTCGCACTTTCGCAGCAGCCGCAGGCGCTCGACTTCCTGATGAGCTCGGCCAACTGGCTGCTCGACCGGCGCCAGTTCACCGGAGCAGTGCCCAAGAAGATCGACCAGTTCTCGATCAATCTCTCGGATGCCCAGCTAAGCTCGATCTCGCTCTACATCCTTATCGCGATCCCCGGGGTGGCCGCCCTCTTCGGGATCATCGCCTGGCTCCGACGACGCGCATGA
- the sucB gene encoding dihydrolipoyllysine-residue succinyltransferase, translating to MSVEVKVPVVGESITSGIISTWHKKDGETVSAGEVLFTLETDKVSTEVNSPESGVLKTQAAEGDEVKIGQVVALIEAGGAAPAPKEEAPKAAAPKAEPAPAKPEPAPKAAEPAKPAPAPKPAVPAAKPAAPVSEDGRTTRKKLTPLRRKIATQLVNAQHTAAILTTFNECDMSTVMSLRKAMQDEFVKKHGIKLGFMSFFVKAVVDALKATPAINSRLDGDELIQNHYFDIGVAVGTEKGLMVPVLRDCDKKSFAEIEQELGEYAVKAREGKISLEDLQGGVFTISNGGVYGSLLSTPILNPPQSGILGMHKIQERPVAEKGQVVIRPMMYLALSYDHRVVDGKEAVTFLVRVKDCIENPARLLLGT from the coding sequence ATGAGCGTTGAAGTCAAAGTTCCTGTCGTCGGAGAATCCATTACCTCCGGCATTATCTCGACCTGGCACAAGAAGGACGGAGAAACCGTTTCGGCTGGCGAAGTCCTCTTCACCCTGGAGACCGACAAGGTCTCAACGGAGGTCAACTCTCCGGAATCCGGCGTCCTGAAAACTCAGGCCGCAGAGGGCGATGAAGTGAAGATCGGTCAGGTCGTTGCTTTGATCGAAGCGGGTGGCGCCGCTCCGGCACCCAAGGAGGAAGCCCCCAAGGCTGCTGCTCCGAAGGCGGAACCCGCTCCTGCCAAGCCGGAACCTGCTCCCAAGGCCGCAGAGCCTGCCAAGCCCGCTCCCGCGCCAAAGCCCGCCGTCCCCGCCGCCAAGCCGGCTGCACCGGTCTCCGAGGACGGACGCACCACGCGCAAGAAGCTGACCCCGCTCCGTCGCAAGATCGCGACCCAGCTCGTCAACGCCCAGCACACCGCCGCGATCCTCACCACCTTCAACGAGTGCGATATGAGCACCGTGATGAGCCTGCGCAAGGCGATGCAGGACGAGTTTGTGAAGAAGCACGGCATCAAGCTCGGCTTCATGTCGTTCTTCGTCAAAGCTGTCGTCGACGCGCTCAAGGCGACCCCGGCGATCAATTCCCGCCTCGATGGCGATGAACTGATCCAGAATCACTACTTCGACATCGGCGTGGCTGTGGGCACCGAAAAGGGCCTCATGGTCCCGGTGCTCCGCGATTGCGACAAGAAGTCGTTCGCTGAGATCGAGCAGGAACTCGGTGAATACGCCGTGAAGGCCCGCGAGGGAAAAATCTCTCTCGAAGACCTCCAGGGAGGTGTCTTTACCATCTCCAACGGAGGCGTTTACGGCTCGCTCCTCAGCACGCCGATCCTGAACCCGCCGCAGAGCGGCATTCTGGGCATGCACAAGATCCAGGAGCGCCCAGTCGCCGAGAAGGGCCAGGTCGTCATCCGCCCGATGATGTATCTCGCCCTCAGCTACGACCACCGCGTCGTGGACGGCAAGGAGGCTGTGACATTCCTCGTGCGCGTAAAGGATTGCATCGAGAATCCCGCCCGATTGCTCCTGGGTACGTAA
- a CDS encoding glycosyltransferase, with the protein MNKEGFVFFDPNRRRWTWVRVVVAIAVVVVLAASVVFVKSLLIQPLLKMPDSLMALRLKLHALEAKPHLMAERKPWEAMLQKSLGHAHQTRAALAKSGEVRAALLDDGDQRSLASFAAHAGELTHVCPEIMSVGGVPAHIRVEVEPSVLTLLHSSRAKMVPVMTNASGDSWDSDAIEGLLESDAAQQQHFIQALRDSLRDIGAAGVLLDWQGLDPSFSDRLTSFLGQIRDALHQDDRELWLSIPVGDDLKVFDLDQIPGVVDRMVAQLHDENAEQDAPGPVAAQPWFEGWLKALLGYGDPSQWIISIGAYGYDWNTTKTHATTLSFADAMARAQRASTTSVISQAPYYNPSFSYGYEGETHEVWFLDATTFANQLKAASDQKTGGIMVNRLGSEDPTIWKVFGKNESAIGSRHRQTYLEYLDPGAVIAHVGEGDFIRAELESHSGRREVDTDASGYLTETFTAWPVYPVAVHWGGFNPHRVALSFDDGPDPEWTPKILDILKARGVHATFFILGKHAEEHPELVRRILREGHEIGSHTYTHPNLGEVSTDQTILELNATERLFEWITRRSPILFRPPYNADSMPASLSDLRPIAQASAMGYLTVGESVDPQDWARPGADAIVRRVREERLTGSVILLHDAGGDRSQTVEALPHILDFLQDRGDQIVRVGAIMGLKREQSMPKMPIDAATAPLIISNIALALAHWIEDFIWAFMIIACLITLARSGIMAALALAWRKREPQEGFAPPISIVVAAYNEAKVIDGTLKALLNTDYQGEVEVVVIDDGSSDGTAAKVEEFAATEPRVRLIQQANAGKAVALSRGCEVAHHEMIVFLDADTHFQRDTLRHLVAPLADPKVGAVSGHAKVGNIRNWVTKFQSLEYTCGFNLDRRAYDKINAITVVPGAISAFRKSAIEDCGGFAFDTLAEDTDLTLSLHRRGWRVTYTPDAIAWTEAPETMSGLAKQRFRWAFGTMQCLWKNRDMILSARYGWLGCFSLPGVVIFQIILVATIPLVDFLLIVSILSGGGLPFVGYFLAFLICDLLLAFIACVIEGEKLSRSLWIIPMRFVYRPLLAYVVWRSILQILQGAWVGWGKLERRGNLLPAEQ; encoded by the coding sequence ATGAATAAAGAGGGCTTCGTATTTTTTGACCCGAATCGCCGTCGCTGGACGTGGGTTCGGGTGGTTGTGGCCATTGCTGTGGTGGTCGTTCTCGCCGCCTCGGTGGTTTTTGTGAAATCCCTGCTCATTCAGCCGCTGCTGAAGATGCCGGATTCCCTGATGGCCCTACGGCTGAAGCTGCACGCCCTGGAGGCAAAGCCTCACCTGATGGCGGAGCGCAAACCTTGGGAGGCCATGCTGCAGAAGTCTCTGGGCCATGCCCACCAGACACGCGCCGCTCTCGCAAAGAGCGGGGAGGTGCGTGCCGCGCTTCTTGATGATGGCGATCAGCGCAGCCTGGCTTCCTTTGCTGCCCACGCCGGGGAGCTGACCCACGTCTGCCCGGAGATCATGTCCGTCGGTGGCGTACCGGCCCATATACGGGTTGAGGTCGAGCCGAGTGTGCTCACGCTGCTTCACAGCTCGCGCGCGAAGATGGTGCCGGTCATGACCAACGCCTCGGGCGACTCGTGGGACAGCGACGCCATTGAGGGCCTGCTCGAGAGTGATGCCGCCCAGCAGCAGCATTTTATCCAGGCTTTGCGGGATTCCCTGCGCGATATCGGCGCCGCCGGTGTGCTCCTGGACTGGCAGGGGCTTGATCCCTCGTTTTCCGATCGGCTCACCAGCTTTCTGGGGCAGATCCGGGATGCGCTGCATCAGGATGATCGCGAGCTTTGGCTGAGCATCCCGGTCGGCGATGATCTCAAGGTCTTCGACCTCGATCAGATTCCTGGCGTGGTCGACCGCATGGTCGCCCAGTTGCATGATGAAAATGCCGAGCAGGATGCCCCCGGCCCCGTCGCCGCCCAGCCTTGGTTCGAAGGGTGGCTCAAGGCATTGCTGGGTTATGGAGACCCTTCGCAATGGATCATCTCGATCGGTGCCTATGGGTATGATTGGAATACCACGAAGACCCATGCGACGACTCTGAGCTTTGCCGATGCCATGGCCCGCGCCCAGCGCGCCAGCACGACGAGCGTCATCAGTCAGGCTCCGTATTACAATCCTTCCTTCTCCTATGGCTACGAGGGCGAGACCCACGAGGTGTGGTTCCTCGATGCGACAACCTTTGCCAATCAGCTCAAAGCGGCCAGTGATCAGAAGACCGGAGGCATCATGGTCAACCGTCTCGGCAGTGAGGACCCCACGATCTGGAAGGTCTTTGGCAAAAACGAGAGTGCCATCGGCAGCCGCCACCGCCAGACCTACCTCGAGTATCTGGACCCGGGTGCCGTGATAGCTCATGTGGGCGAGGGGGATTTTATTCGAGCGGAACTCGAGTCTCATAGCGGGCGGAGGGAGGTCGATACGGATGCCTCCGGGTATCTCACGGAAACCTTTACGGCCTGGCCGGTCTACCCGGTGGCGGTGCACTGGGGAGGCTTCAACCCGCACCGCGTGGCCCTGTCCTTTGACGATGGCCCCGATCCGGAGTGGACGCCCAAAATCCTCGACATCCTCAAGGCGCGAGGGGTGCATGCCACCTTTTTCATCCTCGGCAAGCATGCGGAGGAGCATCCGGAGCTCGTCCGCCGCATCCTTCGCGAAGGGCACGAGATCGGCAGCCACACCTATACGCATCCCAATCTCGGAGAGGTCAGTACGGATCAGACCATACTGGAGTTGAACGCCACCGAGCGCCTCTTTGAGTGGATCACGAGGCGGTCGCCGATCCTTTTTCGCCCGCCGTACAATGCGGATTCCATGCCCGCCAGCCTCTCCGACCTGCGGCCTATCGCCCAGGCCAGCGCGATGGGCTATCTCACGGTCGGCGAAAGCGTCGACCCGCAGGATTGGGCACGGCCCGGGGCGGACGCCATCGTCCGCCGCGTGCGGGAGGAACGTCTCACCGGCAGCGTGATCCTGCTGCACGATGCGGGCGGAGATCGCAGCCAGACGGTCGAGGCGCTGCCCCATATCCTCGATTTCCTGCAGGACCGCGGCGACCAGATCGTTCGCGTCGGAGCCATCATGGGGTTGAAGCGGGAGCAGTCCATGCCGAAGATGCCGATCGACGCCGCCACCGCACCCCTGATCATTTCCAATATCGCTCTCGCCCTGGCGCACTGGATCGAGGATTTCATCTGGGCCTTCATGATTATCGCCTGCCTGATCACCCTGGCGCGCAGCGGCATCATGGCCGCGCTGGCCCTCGCCTGGCGCAAGCGCGAGCCGCAGGAGGGCTTCGCTCCACCCATCTCGATTGTCGTGGCCGCGTACAATGAAGCCAAGGTCATTGATGGAACGCTGAAAGCCCTGCTCAACACCGACTACCAGGGAGAGGTCGAGGTGGTGGTCATCGATGACGGCTCCTCCGACGGCACTGCGGCCAAGGTTGAGGAATTCGCCGCCACCGAGCCGCGCGTCCGCCTCATCCAGCAGGCAAATGCCGGCAAGGCAGTCGCGCTTTCCCGAGGATGCGAGGTGGCGCACCACGAGATGATCGTCTTTCTCGACGCCGATACGCATTTCCAGCGCGACACCCTGCGCCATCTCGTCGCGCCGCTGGCTGATCCCAAGGTGGGCGCGGTTTCCGGCCACGCCAAGGTCGGCAACATTCGCAACTGGGTCACCAAGTTCCAGAGCCTCGAGTACACCTGCGGGTTCAACCTCGACCGCCGCGCCTACGACAAGATCAACGCCATCACCGTCGTCCCCGGCGCGATCAGCGCCTTTCGCAAGTCGGCCATCGAGGACTGCGGCGGCTTTGCCTTTGACACACTGGCCGAGGATACCGACCTCACACTCAGCCTGCATCGGCGCGGCTGGCGCGTGACGTACACTCCCGACGCCATCGCCTGGACCGAGGCGCCCGAGACGATGTCGGGCCTCGCCAAGCAACGCTTCCGCTGGGCTTTTGGCACCATGCAGTGCCTGTGGAAGAATCGCGATATGATCCTGAGCGCACGCTATGGCTGGCTCGGCTGCTTCAGCCTGCCGGGTGTCGTGATCTTCCAGATCATCCTCGTGGCGACGATCCCGCTGGTGGATTTCCTCTTGATCGTGTCGATCCTCTCCGGCGGCGGGCTGCCCTTTGTGGGCTACTTCCTGGCGTTTCTCATCTGCGATCTCCTGCTGGCCTTCATCGCCTGCGTGATCGAGGGGGAGAAGCTGAGCCGGTCGCTGTGGATCATTCCGATGCGCTTCGTGTATCGACCGCTCCTGGCCTACGTGGTCTGGCGCTCCATCTTGCAAATCCTCCAGGGTGCCTGGGTGGGATGGGGCAAGCTCGAGCGTCGTGGAAACCTCCTACCTGCCGAACAGTGA
- a CDS encoding 2-oxoglutarate dehydrogenase E1 component, whose amino-acid sequence MKSSFTARWSEALIDENYARWVADPRSVDANWAAFFEGFELGSARLEAEGDAAPAASLNGAPAAGGDGLFQAKVEALVFAYRTLGHSIADLDPLDVLIRENPLLSLNELGFEEADLDREVSTRLFRDGKPMRLREMIEELKATYCSTVGAEFMHIQNPRIRNWVLEHFENRDTSLRTNRDLHRDILRKLYEAETFENFLHTTYGGKRFSLEGGETLITALESIIQNSEARGVQEIVMGMAHRGRLNVLANIVNKPLDVIFNEFQGNFRPESVGGSGDVKYHLGFENIRTTPTGYEVRVALAANPSHLEAVDPVVQGKARARQRVLNDTGERKKVVPILIHGDAAFIGQGVVAEVFNMSQLPGYRTGGTIHLVVNNQIGFTTLPADSRSTPYCTEIAKMIDAPIFHVNGEDPIAVVEIARLALEFRQEFGRDVVIDIYCYRRHGHNEGDEPTFTQPDLYNKIKTHPLPSEVFAKQIFPLGTISPDEAAALKAEQIQELEDALNQVKKKNGSDEGEFAGSTAIFQAPYSHEPSDTKISREMLDQIVTGLTTVPEGFRVLPKIRRILLDRRLQAWQAGGPYNWAFAEALAFGSLLLEKTPVRLSGQDSRRGTFSHRHSVLYDEVNRERYIPLMNLGPDQARFCVYNSPLSEYAVLGFDYGYSMDYPSMLCIWEAQFGDFANGAQIIIDQFIASSEGKWRRPTSIVLLLPHGYEGQGPEHSSARLERFLQLCANENMQVCNLTTPAQYFHALRRQAHREYRKPLVIMTPKSLLTYEKAVSQTEDFTDSRFYEILADKEAEASKVKRVVFCSGKVYYDLIKYRDENKIEDTAIVRIEQLYPLYEEKLKRTVAPYTNANKFVWCQEEPENMGAWTFILPRLLNLFPGYIYYAGRPSSASPAAGTMQMHQREQAALVKQAFEV is encoded by the coding sequence ATGAAAAGTTCCTTTACCGCTCGCTGGAGCGAGGCGCTGATTGACGAGAACTATGCCCGATGGGTGGCTGACCCCCGCTCGGTCGATGCCAATTGGGCAGCATTTTTCGAAGGCTTTGAACTTGGCTCGGCTCGATTGGAAGCCGAGGGCGATGCTGCGCCTGCGGCCTCGCTGAATGGCGCGCCCGCTGCTGGCGGAGACGGCCTGTTTCAAGCCAAGGTCGAGGCCCTCGTCTTTGCTTATCGCACGCTGGGTCATTCGATCGCAGATCTCGATCCGTTGGACGTTCTCATCCGCGAAAATCCGCTTCTATCCTTGAACGAACTGGGCTTTGAGGAGGCCGATCTCGATCGAGAGGTTTCCACTCGCCTGTTCCGCGATGGCAAGCCGATGCGTCTCCGCGAGATGATTGAGGAACTCAAGGCCACCTACTGTAGCACGGTGGGCGCCGAGTTCATGCACATCCAGAACCCTCGCATTCGCAACTGGGTGCTGGAGCATTTTGAAAATCGCGACACCAGCCTGCGCACAAATCGTGACCTGCATCGCGACATCCTCCGCAAGCTCTATGAGGCGGAGACTTTCGAAAATTTTCTCCACACCACTTACGGTGGCAAGCGCTTCTCCCTCGAGGGCGGTGAGACGCTGATCACGGCGCTGGAGTCGATCATTCAGAACAGCGAGGCCCGGGGTGTTCAGGAGATCGTCATGGGCATGGCCCATCGCGGCCGTCTGAATGTTCTGGCAAACATCGTCAACAAGCCGCTCGATGTGATCTTCAACGAGTTCCAGGGCAACTTCCGCCCGGAATCCGTCGGCGGCAGTGGCGACGTGAAGTACCATCTCGGCTTCGAGAACATTCGCACCACCCCCACCGGTTACGAGGTGCGTGTCGCTCTCGCTGCCAACCCGAGCCATCTCGAGGCTGTCGACCCGGTCGTGCAGGGCAAGGCCCGCGCCCGCCAGCGCGTCCTCAATGACACGGGTGAGCGCAAGAAGGTGGTCCCGATCCTCATCCATGGCGACGCGGCCTTCATTGGTCAGGGCGTTGTGGCCGAGGTGTTTAACATGTCTCAGCTCCCGGGCTATCGCACGGGCGGCACCATCCACCTGGTGGTGAATAACCAGATCGGCTTCACCACTCTGCCGGCAGACTCGCGTTCGACACCGTACTGTACGGAGATCGCGAAGATGATCGACGCTCCCATCTTCCACGTGAACGGCGAAGACCCGATCGCCGTGGTGGAAATCGCCCGCCTTGCCCTGGAGTTTCGCCAGGAGTTTGGCCGCGATGTCGTCATCGATATCTACTGCTACCGCCGTCACGGTCACAACGAGGGTGACGAACCGACCTTCACGCAGCCCGACCTGTACAACAAGATCAAGACGCATCCGCTCCCGAGCGAGGTCTTCGCCAAGCAGATCTTCCCGCTCGGCACCATCTCGCCCGACGAGGCGGCTGCGCTCAAGGCCGAGCAGATCCAGGAGCTCGAGGACGCGCTGAATCAGGTGAAGAAAAAGAATGGCTCGGATGAGGGCGAATTCGCCGGTTCCACCGCCATCTTCCAGGCGCCCTACTCGCACGAGCCCTCCGATACGAAGATCTCCCGCGAGATGCTCGACCAGATCGTGACGGGCCTCACCACCGTGCCCGAGGGCTTCCGCGTCCTGCCCAAGATCCGCCGCATCCTCCTCGATCGCCGCCTCCAGGCCTGGCAGGCGGGAGGCCCCTATAACTGGGCTTTCGCCGAGGCGCTCGCCTTCGGATCTCTGCTTCTCGAGAAAACCCCCGTGCGTCTCTCCGGTCAGGATAGCCGCCGCGGGACCTTCAGCCACCGTCACAGCGTGCTCTATGACGAGGTGAATCGCGAGCGGTACATCCCGCTGATGAACCTCGGGCCGGACCAGGCCCGCTTCTGCGTCTACAACAGCCCGCTCTCCGAGTACGCCGTCCTTGGCTTTGATTACGGCTACTCCATGGACTACCCCTCGATGCTCTGCATCTGGGAGGCTCAGTTTGGCGACTTCGCCAACGGTGCCCAGATCATCATCGATCAGTTCATTGCGTCGTCTGAGGGCAAGTGGCGTCGCCCGACCTCCATCGTGCTGCTCCTGCCGCATGGTTACGAAGGCCAGGGTCCCGAGCACTCGAGCGCACGTCTCGAGCGGTTTCTCCAGCTCTGCGCCAACGAGAACATGCAGGTGTGCAATCTCACCACGCCCGCGCAGTACTTCCACGCGTTGCGCCGCCAGGCTCACCGCGAGTACCGCAAGCCGCTCGTCATCATGACGCCGAAGAGCCTGCTCACTTACGAAAAAGCGGTGTCGCAGACCGAGGACTTCACGGACTCCCGCTTCTACGAGATCCTCGCCGACAAGGAGGCCGAGGCCAGCAAGGTCAAGCGCGTCGTATTCTGCTCCGGCAAGGTCTACTACGACCTGATCAAGTACCGCGACGAGAACAAGATCGAGGACACGGCGATCGTCCGCATTGAGCAGCTCTACCCGCTTTACGAGGAGAAGCTCAAGCGCACCGTCGCCCCCTACACCAACGCGAACAAGTTCGTGTGGTGCCAGGAGGAGCCGGAGAACATGGGCGCATGGACCTTCATCCTGCCGCGCCTCCTCAATCTCTTCCCCGGCTATATCTATTATGCAGGCCGTCCCTCGAGCGCGAGTCCGGCCGCCGGCACCATGCAGATGCACCAGCGGGAGCAAGCCGCGCTGGTCAAGCAAGCCTTCGAGGTGTAA
- a CDS encoding ABC transporter permease — MRRFFTLLKREIRHYFHQPLAYIVLFCFLLIVGFIFQLGVGALNRATSQTTVIEAFFDSILLWFPFILTFPLLTMRLFSEEYKLGTIETLMTAPVGDLAVVLSKYFGALAFYLVLWAPTILYFVIFHVVTGQSAAQSFSQYFGSYLLLLLVGMFYLSIGCLASSLTSNQIVAAIVSFAIICLMFFLSVVTFVFPSADRFLGDIVYYFSTIEHMADFSQGVFDSRPIVLYVSLTLFTLFLTFHIFQHRRWRS, encoded by the coding sequence ATGCGTCGATTCTTCACCCTGCTGAAGCGGGAAATCCGGCACTATTTTCATCAGCCCCTCGCCTACATCGTCCTCTTCTGCTTCCTGCTGATCGTCGGGTTTATCTTTCAACTCGGAGTCGGCGCATTGAATCGGGCGACGTCGCAGACAACTGTGATCGAGGCGTTTTTTGACAGCATCCTGCTGTGGTTCCCTTTCATCCTCACTTTTCCCCTGCTGACGATGCGGCTATTCAGCGAGGAATATAAGCTCGGGACGATCGAGACCCTGATGACCGCCCCGGTGGGAGACCTCGCCGTGGTGCTTTCAAAGTATTTCGGAGCCCTGGCCTTCTACCTCGTTCTCTGGGCTCCCACGATCCTGTATTTCGTGATCTTCCACGTGGTCACGGGACAATCGGCCGCGCAGTCATTCAGCCAGTACTTTGGGTCATACCTCCTGCTGCTGCTGGTCGGCATGTTTTACCTCTCCATCGGCTGCCTGGCCTCCTCCCTCACGAGCAACCAGATCGTCGCAGCCATCGTCTCCTTTGCCATCATCTGCCTGATGTTCTTTCTCAGTGTGGTGACCTTTGTCTTTCCCTCTGCGGACCGGTTCCTCGGCGACATCGTCTACTACTTCTCGACCATCGAGCACATGGCCGACTTCTCGCAGGGGGTGTTCGACAGTCGTCCGATCGTACTTTACGTGAGCCTGACTCTTTTCACCCTGTTCCTCACCTTCCATATCTTCCAGCATCGGAGGTGGCGCTCATGA
- a CDS encoding ABC transporter ATP-binding protein, translating into MIKVQNLTKRYGSVTAVNEIQFEVGKGEIVGFLGPNGAGKSTTMRMLSCYLPPTSGTAEIAGYDIFRDSLRAREHIGYMPENVPLPQDMRVDEYLRFRAALKGVPGRRIKERLADVCELCSLNDVSRKLIGALSKGYRQRVGLADAMIHEPELLILDEPTIGLDPNQIRQVRDLIRNLRRHHTILLSTHILSEVEMTCTRVIIINKGRIEVSDTPENLRSRLTQEGEILFEVNAPDPAAATAKIKTLPHVKSLNSHRTQDWTRYLIQADEDLREDLHNLAVRENWRVRELTRRVATLEQIFAEITHKEDI; encoded by the coding sequence ATGATCAAGGTTCAAAACCTGACGAAACGGTACGGAAGCGTCACCGCAGTCAATGAGATCCAGTTTGAGGTCGGCAAAGGCGAGATCGTCGGGTTCCTCGGGCCAAATGGCGCCGGAAAGAGCACGACAATGCGCATGCTCTCCTGCTACCTCCCCCCCACCTCGGGCACGGCGGAGATCGCAGGCTATGATATCTTTCGCGATTCCCTCCGGGCGCGGGAGCATATCGGCTACATGCCGGAGAATGTCCCGCTCCCGCAGGACATGCGGGTGGATGAGTATCTGCGCTTCCGCGCTGCACTCAAGGGAGTGCCGGGACGCCGGATCAAGGAGCGCCTCGCCGATGTCTGCGAACTTTGCAGCCTCAATGACGTGAGCCGCAAGCTCATCGGCGCACTTTCCAAAGGGTACCGTCAGCGGGTGGGACTGGCCGACGCCATGATCCATGAGCCGGAGTTGCTCATCCTCGACGAGCCGACAATCGGCCTCGATCCGAACCAGATCCGACAGGTGCGCGACCTGATCCGCAACCTGCGCCGCCACCACACGATCCTGCTCTCCACCCACATTCTCTCCGAGGTGGAGATGACGTGCACCCGGGTCATCATTATCAACAAGGGCCGCATCGAGGTCTCTGATACTCCGGAGAACCTCCGCTCGCGCCTGACGCAAGAGGGGGAGATCCTGTTTGAGGTCAACGCCCCCGACCCGGCGGCAGCTACGGCCAAGATCAAAACCCTGCCCCACGTGAAGAGCCTCAACTCGCACCGCACGCAGGACTGGACCCGCTACCTCATCCAGGCCGACGAGGACTTGCGCGAGGACCTGCACAACCTCGCCGTGCGGGAAAACTGGCGCGTACGCGAGCTAACCCGCCGCGTCGCCACCCTCGAGCAGATTTTTGCCGAGATCACCCACAAGGAGGATATCTAG